The Pseudanabaena galeata CCNP1313 genome includes a region encoding these proteins:
- a CDS encoding IS4 family transposase: MKEISVFCEKLHEHLQWNGARLLFVSMFLIALMRVKTVNLAEIATGFSGEAKVESHYKRLQRFFREFEVDYESIALMVVKVMKIPEPWVISIDRTDWRFGKTVFNVLTLGVVHHGIAFPLVWMMLDKKGNSNTRERCELCNRFLEIFGDRKIDFLTADREFVGEEWFDYLLCDPCTHFRIRIRKNTLLDDGQKQLRADVCFQDLQVGQSKVLSKPRLVWQHWLYIAAMRLEDGDLLIVATAHDPNTAIADYAKRWAIETLFGCFKSRGFCLEATHLQAPERLSKLIALLTLALCWAFSSGLWLAQLNPLKPKKHGRLPKSIFRLGFDFLRHIIFDIHLNSEAFFNSIKFLSCT, translated from the coding sequence ATGAAAGAGATTAGCGTATTTTGCGAAAAGTTACATGAACATCTGCAATGGAATGGAGCAAGACTCTTATTTGTGTCGATGTTCCTGATCGCACTAATGCGAGTAAAGACAGTAAACCTAGCGGAAATCGCGACAGGATTTAGTGGAGAAGCCAAAGTCGAATCACACTATAAGCGGTTACAGAGATTTTTTCGAGAGTTTGAAGTGGACTATGAAAGCATCGCTTTAATGGTCGTCAAAGTGATGAAAATACCTGAACCATGGGTAATCAGTATCGACCGCACCGATTGGAGATTTGGTAAGACGGTATTTAATGTGCTGACATTGGGAGTAGTGCATCACGGTATCGCATTCCCGTTGGTCTGGATGATGCTGGACAAAAAAGGTAACTCGAACACCCGTGAACGTTGTGAATTGTGTAATCGATTTCTGGAAATATTTGGAGATCGCAAAATCGACTTTTTGACCGCAGACCGAGAATTTGTGGGGGAAGAATGGTTTGATTACTTGCTGTGTGACCCATGTACCCACTTTCGTATCCGTATTCGCAAAAACACCTTGCTTGACGATGGGCAGAAGCAACTACGGGCTGACGTTTGTTTCCAAGATCTCCAAGTTGGTCAATCGAAAGTATTGTCTAAGCCGAGGCTTGTTTGGCAACATTGGCTCTATATTGCGGCAATGCGTCTGGAGGATGGCGATTTGTTAATTGTAGCAACCGCTCATGACCCTAATACCGCTATTGCTGACTATGCCAAACGTTGGGCGATTGAGACTTTGTTTGGCTGTTTTAAATCCCGTGGCTTTTGTTTGGAGGCTACTCACCTTCAAGCCCCTGAACGCCTTTCTAAACTTATTGCTTTACTCACCCTCGCTTTATGTTGGGCTTTTTCTTCGGGGCTTTGGCTTGCTCAGCTCAATCCCCTCAAACCTAAAAAGCACGGTCGCTTACCTAAAAGCATTTTTCGTCTTGGTTTTGATTTTCTGCGTCATATCATCTTTGACATCCATCTCAATTCCGAGGCTTTCTTCAACTCCATTAAATTTTTGTCCTGTACTTAG
- the purM gene encoding phosphoribosylformylglycinamidine cyclo-ligase: MDYRQAGVDIEAGRTFVEKIRDSVARTHRLGVLGDLGGFGGCFELPTGYRQPVLVSGTDGVGTKLKIAQAANKHDTIGIDLVAMCVNDVLTSGAEPLFFLDYLATGKLEPDQLAEVVKGIADGCQMAGCALLGGETAEMPGFYGVGEYDAAGFCVAIAEKSEMLNGTQVKIGDVVIGLASSGIHSNGYSLVRKIIETKGYNWDDKLEISIDTQDLTLAEVFLTPTQIYVKPVLAALKANFGIHGLAHITGGGLPENLPRCLGEGQAVQIFRDSWQIPALFQWLQSQGEVPEVDMFNTFNMGIGMAVVVDPTKADEAIAYFQSQGFVTNRIGEVIAAERSLIFV, encoded by the coding sequence TTGGATTATCGTCAAGCGGGTGTAGACATCGAAGCAGGTCGCACTTTCGTGGAAAAAATTCGCGATTCTGTTGCGAGAACCCATCGTCTAGGTGTACTGGGAGATCTAGGTGGTTTTGGTGGATGTTTTGAACTGCCCACAGGTTATCGACAACCCGTTCTTGTTTCAGGTACAGACGGCGTTGGCACAAAGCTCAAAATTGCTCAAGCTGCTAATAAACACGACACCATCGGCATTGATCTTGTAGCAATGTGCGTAAATGATGTGCTTACCTCTGGTGCAGAGCCATTATTTTTCTTAGATTATTTAGCTACAGGCAAGCTGGAACCCGATCAACTTGCTGAAGTAGTTAAGGGCATTGCTGATGGTTGTCAAATGGCAGGTTGTGCCTTGCTTGGCGGCGAAACGGCGGAGATGCCGGGGTTTTATGGTGTGGGCGAATATGATGCGGCGGGTTTTTGTGTAGCGATCGCCGAAAAGTCAGAAATGCTCAACGGCACACAAGTAAAGATTGGCGATGTGGTCATAGGGCTTGCGAGTTCAGGTATTCATAGCAATGGCTATAGCCTTGTCCGCAAAATCATCGAAACCAAGGGATATAACTGGGACGATAAATTAGAAATTTCCATCGACACTCAGGATTTGACCTTAGCTGAAGTATTTCTCACACCCACGCAAATCTATGTCAAGCCTGTTTTAGCAGCCCTCAAGGCAAATTTTGGTATTCACGGACTCGCACATATCACAGGTGGCGGCTTACCCGAAAACTTGCCCCGTTGTCTCGGTGAAGGTCAAGCCGTGCAGATTTTCCGTGATAGTTGGCAAATTCCTGCTCTGTTCCAATGGCTCCAGTCTCAGGGTGAAGTTCCCGAAGTAGACATGTTCAATACTTTTAATATGGGTATTGGTATGGCGGTAGTGGTTGATCCCACCAAAGCTGATGAGGCGATCGCCTATTTCCAGTCCCAAGGCTTTGTCACTAATCGCATTGGTGAAGTCATCGCCGCCGAGCGATCGCTAATCTTCGTATAA
- a CDS encoding BrnA antitoxin family protein gives MKDEYDFSDSVQNPYFKKLKKQMTIRLEEEVVDYFKNLSEEVGIPYQSLINLYLRDCVRSHKRLSLDWVQGV, from the coding sequence ATGAAAGATGAATACGATTTTTCTGACTCAGTTCAAAATCCATACTTTAAGAAGTTAAAGAAGCAAATGACGATTCGCCTTGAAGAGGAAGTGGTAGATTATTTCAAGAATCTATCTGAAGAAGTGGGAATTCCTTATCAGAGCCTCATAAATCTTTATCTGCGAGACTGTGTGCGATCGCATAAAAGGTTGTCACTAGATTGGGTACAAGGTGTCTAA
- a CDS encoding BrnT family toxin — MIKWDDQKANVNKRKHGISFEEAQTVFYDENARLRYDSDHSLNEERYIILGISSSLRLIVVCHVYREENDIIRIISARKATKQEVQQYRRFSL; from the coding sequence ATGATCAAATGGGATGATCAAAAAGCTAATGTCAATAAACGGAAGCATGGAATTTCGTTTGAAGAAGCGCAAACCGTGTTTTATGACGAAAATGCGCGTCTACGCTACGACTCAGACCACTCTTTAAACGAAGAACGATACATTATCTTAGGTATTAGCAGTTCGCTTCGCCTCATAGTTGTGTGTCATGTTTATAGAGAAGAAAATGACATTATCAGGATTATTTCAGCCCGTAAGGCAACTAAGCAAGAGGTTCAACAATATCGTAGGTTTTCCTTATGA